The Malus sylvestris chromosome 8, drMalSylv7.2, whole genome shotgun sequence genomic interval TCGACAAGATGATTCGCATTTTAGCACTTACCAATGCCTCTATATCGGAATAACATGGTACATCATCATCGCTCTCGAAAAGCCCCATTTGATCTGATGTCTCAGGGTTTAATTGTGCTTCAGCAATCCCTTCTGTATGTAATGATTTATTGTCTCTAATTGTAGCTGATGGATCAAGCTCCTGTTTAATGACACCCAAATCTGGGTTCTCCACATGAAACTCAGTTGAGTTGTAATTGAGAAGCTTAGCCGATATACTTTCTCTAGTGTCTTCCTTCAGGATTCCAGGTTGAACACTTGTACTTGGATTGgctgaataaatttgatccAGACCTTCACTAACATGACCTGCATTCTTAGATGCCACTTGAATGGCGTCAGTCTTAGACAGCTCAAATTTCACCCCGAAATTACCTAGTGGAGGTTTTAGACCCTTTTCTTGTAAGAAGTGTGATCCTTTAATCTGAGAGGTACTATGCGGTTCTCCTAGATTTTTTCGCTCTCTGTGCATAAAGCATGACCCTGTggcattatttctcttattaacAGGGAAACCTCTAGTGGACAAAGATAATGGCTTATTCACTTCAGAAGTTGATGGACGATTTGGTAGAAAGATATCATCATTGCATGGAATTTCTGGGTCCTCGGTGTTTAATGTGCAGCAGATAACTCCATCTTTCAATTCAGGATTTTGATAGTTCGAAGCAGTTGAAGATGATAGCATCAGAGTCTCTGAATGGCAAACCATATCTTCATCAGCATTTGGGGATCCTTTATTATCATCTACCACTCCAAGATATGTACTAGAAGGATTCATGGAGTCCATAACTGGAGCTACAGATGTTTCTGGCTCAGATTTGACGATCGTCTGTTCTTGATGAACACCATCTTTCGGTGACCTCAACAGAAGGGAGCTCAAGCCATCATAGTAAGACTTATCAATCACATCTTTTCCATCAGCAGTCATGAGCATGAGCTCCTCGTTCGTAAAGTTTAAAAGCGAATTGGACAGTTCTGCCAAATAACCTTCAGTACTAACAGGAGCTGCTGAACTCTGGAAATCACCACATGGCATTTCAGCATCCACCTCAATCCTAACATGAACTTCAGTCTCTGATGTTCTTGCATTGTCAGCATCGATATTCTCATGAAGTTCAAAAACATCGCCGGTGCATGTATTATTTTCACTAAGATCAACATCGACTGGCTTAGCTGGAAGTGGAGATGAATACTCCAAGTTGTTAAACAATGCACCACCGTCTGAAACAGGTGAATTAAAGGCGTTGTTCCCTTCAAATTCTGTGCACATATTTCCCTCGTTGCCATTAATTTGATCAAGTGTAAATTTCATTCCCAAGCCATCAGCATTGAACAGGCTGCAATCTGGCAATCCCTCTGGATGATTGAATTCATCCACCTCAGATTCATTCCATGTCATAATATCTTCATGTATGTTACCTTGTTCCATATGAAAATCATTCCCATCTGGGTTCTGGAGCATATGAAAGGTATCATCAATGCCGACATTCATCAGATTTTGCATAGCATCCATATCCGACGTCTCAAGGCCAAAAGGGGCTGACATCGGATCACCATTTATGCAATTTCCATAAAGAGGCTCGTCTCCATTTCCATGATAGTTGTTATTACTGGGTGCAACAAGAAAATTAAGGCCCATGGAATTAAATGGCTCATTGCAAATCCTTTTACGCATTGCATAGTAACTACTACGAACACTTTCAGCTTTTCTCTTTCCGgattcacattttttttcttttgaatttccCGACCTGTCAAATGGAACAGCCGTGGTGGAACTCTCAAACTCAATCATGCGAGCAGAAGCATCTTCAGAAACTACTGGATCATACAGGAGAGAATACCACCGATCTTGCAGCTCACGAACAGTAAATCTTTGAGAAAAATGCACTGCACCTTTAGCAAGCGACTCCAACGAAGCACCATCCTGCAAACAGAGCAAAAGAATACAAAGTCCG includes:
- the LOC126633284 gene encoding uncharacterized protein LOC126633284, whose amino-acid sequence is MGALAPFSKWIPADDILLKKAVEDGASLESLAKGAVHFSQRFTVRELQDRWYSLLYDPVVSEDASARMIEFESSTTAVPFDRSGNSKEKKCESGKRKAESVRSSYYAMRKRICNEPFNSMGLNFLVAPSNNNYHGNGDEPLYGNCINGDPMSAPFGLETSDMDAMQNLMNVGIDDTFHMLQNPDGNDFHMEQGNIHEDIMTWNESEVDEFNHPEGLPDCSLFNADGLGMKFTLDQINGNEGNMCTEFEGNNAFNSPVSDGGALFNNLEYSSPLPAKPVDVDLSENNTCTGDVFELHENIDADNARTSETEVHVRIEVDAEMPCGDFQSSAAPVSTEGYLAELSNSLLNFTNEELMLMTADGKDVIDKSYYDGLSSLLLRSPKDGVHQEQTIVKSEPETSVAPVMDSMNPSSTYLGVVDDNKGSPNADEDMVCHSETLMLSSSTASNYQNPELKDGVICCTLNTEDPEIPCNDDIFLPNRPSTSEVNKPLSLSTRGFPVNKRNNATGSCFMHRERKNLGEPHSTSQIKGSHFLQEKGLKPPLGNFGVKFELSKTDAIQVASKNAGHVSEGLDQIYSANPSTSVQPGILKEDTRESISAKLLNYNSTEFHVENPDLGVIKQELDPSATIRDNKSLHTEGIAEAQLNPETSDQMGLFESDDDVPCYSDIEALVLDMDLDPDDQELYSSEEVSKYQNEDAKRRIIRLEQCAYSYLQRAIATHGAFAILYGRHSKHYIKKPEVLLGRATDDSVVDIDLGREGRGNKISRKQVMINMDKDGSFHLKNLGKCPISVNSKEVAPGQSLSLSSSCLIEIRGMPFIFEMNQTRVKQYLDSIPQ